A portion of the Parasedimentitalea marina genome contains these proteins:
- a CDS encoding M20 aminoacylase family protein, producing MPIKNSFADMHSEITGWRRHLHENPELLFDVHQTAAFVVERLKEFGVTDITTGVGRTGVVATIKGKTDTSGRVIGLRADMDALPIHEATGLDYASKIEGKMHACGHDGHTAMLLGAAKYLAETRNFDGTVALIFQPAEEGGAGGREMCEDGMMDRWGIQEIYGMHNMPGMPVGEFFIRPGALLASSDDFEIIVTGKGGHAATPHEAVDTTLVACQIVVTLQSIVARNVDPIKRVVLTVGTFETDSTASNVIAHQVRMKGTVRTLDPEYRAVAEERVRRVAEDTASAFGAQAHVEWDAGYPTTINTPDETVYAADAARAVSGSVNDNTDPIMPSEDFSYMLEERPGAYIFVGNGDTAMCHHPAYNFDDDTIPAGCSWFAELVERRMPAV from the coding sequence ATGCCGATCAAGAACAGTTTCGCCGATATGCACAGTGAGATCACTGGTTGGCGTCGCCATTTGCATGAGAATCCGGAATTACTTTTTGACGTTCACCAGACCGCGGCATTTGTGGTGGAGCGCCTAAAGGAGTTTGGTGTCACCGACATTACGACAGGGGTTGGCCGTACTGGGGTTGTGGCAACGATCAAGGGCAAAACCGACACCAGTGGTCGGGTGATCGGTCTGCGCGCCGACATGGATGCCTTGCCCATTCATGAAGCGACCGGGCTGGACTATGCCTCTAAAATCGAGGGCAAGATGCATGCCTGTGGCCATGACGGTCATACTGCAATGTTGTTGGGGGCTGCCAAGTATCTGGCCGAAACCCGCAATTTTGATGGTACGGTTGCCCTGATTTTTCAGCCCGCTGAAGAGGGCGGCGCTGGCGGACGGGAAATGTGCGAAGACGGGATGATGGACCGTTGGGGCATTCAGGAAATTTACGGAATGCACAATATGCCTGGGATGCCAGTGGGCGAGTTTTTCATTCGCCCCGGAGCCCTTCTGGCGTCTTCTGACGACTTTGAGATTATTGTCACAGGCAAGGGTGGCCATGCCGCCACGCCACATGAGGCCGTGGATACCACTCTGGTGGCCTGTCAAATCGTTGTCACGCTACAGTCCATCGTGGCGCGCAATGTGGACCCGATCAAGCGGGTGGTTCTGACTGTTGGTACCTTTGAAACTGACAGCACCGCATCAAACGTTATTGCGCATCAGGTCCGTATGAAAGGCACAGTCCGTACATTGGACCCTGAGTACCGCGCCGTGGCCGAAGAGCGGGTGCGCCGTGTTGCCGAAGACACGGCCTCTGCCTTTGGGGCGCAGGCACATGTTGAGTGGGATGCTGGGTATCCCACCACGATTAACACGCCGGACGAAACAGTGTATGCGGCGGATGCGGCGCGGGCGGTGTCTGGCAGTGTCAATGACAACACCGACCCGATCATGCCCTCTGAGGACTTTTCCTATATGCTGGAAGAGCGTCCTGGAGCTTATATTTTTGTCGGCAATGGCGACACCGCAATGTGCCACCACCCGGCCTATAATTTTGACGACGACACGATTCCTGCTGGCTGTAGCTGGTTTGCCGAATTGGTCGAACGACGAATGCCCGCAGTTTAA
- a CDS encoding M20 aminoacylase family protein gives MPVKNRFAELQSEITEWRRDIHENPEILFETHRTSALVAEKLKEFGCDEIVTGIGRTGVVGVIKGKSDSTGKVIGLRADMDALPILEATGLDYASKTDGAMHACGHDGHTAMLLGAAKYLSETRNFDGTVVVIFQPAEEGGGGGREMCEDGMMDRWNIQEVYGMHNWPGKPVGSFGIRAGAFFAATDQFDITLEGLGGHAAMPQKTVDTTVMAAQAVMALQTIASRNADPVDQVVVSVTSFQTSSNAFNVIPQTVQMKGTVRTMSGEMRDLAEKRINEICAGVAATFGGAADVNYIRGYPAMVNHEEQTEFAADVARKVSGDCEHADLVMGGEDFAFMLEERPGAYILVGNGDTAAVHHPEYNFNDEAIPAGCSWWAEIVEQRMPSTI, from the coding sequence ATGCCCGTTAAGAATCGTTTTGCTGAGTTGCAGTCGGAAATCACTGAATGGCGACGTGATATCCACGAGAATCCTGAAATCCTGTTTGAAACTCATCGCACAAGTGCTCTGGTCGCTGAAAAACTGAAAGAGTTCGGTTGTGATGAGATCGTAACGGGCATTGGTCGCACCGGAGTGGTGGGGGTTATCAAAGGGAAGAGCGACAGCACCGGTAAAGTGATCGGTCTGCGCGCGGACATGGACGCACTGCCGATCCTGGAGGCCACCGGGCTGGATTATGCCAGCAAAACGGACGGGGCGATGCATGCCTGTGGCCACGACGGCCACACCGCAATGTTGCTTGGGGCGGCCAAATATCTGTCCGAGACCCGCAATTTTGATGGCACCGTGGTGGTGATTTTCCAACCTGCGGAAGAAGGCGGCGGTGGTGGCCGGGAAATGTGCGAAGATGGCATGATGGACCGCTGGAACATCCAAGAGGTCTACGGCATGCACAACTGGCCGGGCAAACCGGTTGGGTCCTTCGGCATCCGTGCGGGGGCGTTCTTTGCCGCGACAGATCAGTTCGACATTACCCTTGAGGGGCTTGGTGGTCACGCCGCCATGCCGCAGAAGACTGTTGATACCACAGTGATGGCGGCGCAGGCTGTTATGGCGCTACAGACCATTGCCAGCCGCAATGCCGATCCGGTGGATCAGGTCGTTGTGTCGGTGACCTCGTTTCAAACGTCGTCGAATGCGTTCAACGTGATCCCGCAGACAGTGCAGATGAAGGGCACCGTACGCACCATGAGCGGTGAGATGCGCGATCTGGCGGAAAAGCGGATCAACGAGATCTGCGCAGGCGTTGCCGCCACCTTTGGTGGGGCAGCGGATGTCAATTACATTCGGGGTTATCCGGCGATGGTCAATCATGAGGAACAGACCGAGTTTGCAGCTGACGTGGCCCGCAAAGTGTCCGGCGATTGCGAACACGCGGATTTGGTGATGGGCGGCGAAGACTTTGCCTTTATGCTGGAAGAGCGCCCCGGCGCCTATATTCTTGTTGGCAACGGCGATACTGCAGCCGTGCATCATCCTGAGTATAATTTCAACGATGAGGCCATTCCTGCCGGCTGTAGCTGGTGGGCCGAGATCGTTGAACAGCGCATGCCGTCCACCATCTGA
- a CDS encoding glycosyltransferase family 4 protein, which yields MAELFVTNFNKNFTGVSATAANVIRQQIKHHDLHLVGYPLPGCPDPITLTQARLLCKQPPQGRDFAIWHVRRNPEMRAAIWSRDVLKLPIRIVFTSAAQRLHSTYPRWLIRQMDAIVATTDIAARYVAKVRAVVPHGVDTDLFTPAQNRASAWAELGYGGDIGLATIGRIRPEKGTEVFVETMANLLPKFPQARALVIGRAGREHQKFLTSLHARVAAAGLSDRILFPGEIPAAKLPQLMRGLSLVLQLPRYEGYGMVPLEGMASGVPFVGTKAGYYEAFSAQGNAGTTVSVGAADQATEAALSILNDPLRHARMSQAARDIALHGFSAASESAGIESVYQDLWRS from the coding sequence ATGGCTGAGCTGTTTGTCACCAATTTCAACAAAAATTTCACCGGGGTTTCAGCCACGGCCGCCAATGTTATCCGCCAACAGATCAAACATCATGATCTGCACCTGGTCGGCTATCCTCTGCCCGGCTGCCCCGACCCGATCACCCTGACCCAGGCCCGGCTTCTGTGCAAACAGCCCCCCCAGGGCCGTGACTTCGCCATCTGGCACGTCCGCCGCAACCCGGAAATGCGCGCAGCCATCTGGTCACGAGACGTCCTGAAACTGCCGATCCGCATCGTCTTCACCTCGGCTGCACAGCGGTTGCATTCCACCTATCCCCGATGGCTGATCCGACAAATGGATGCGATTGTCGCCACCACAGACATTGCTGCGCGCTATGTTGCCAAAGTGCGCGCCGTGGTCCCGCATGGTGTCGATACCGATCTTTTCACTCCCGCCCAAAATCGTGCTTCCGCTTGGGCAGAACTGGGTTACGGAGGTGACATCGGCCTCGCCACAATCGGCCGCATCCGACCCGAAAAAGGCACCGAAGTCTTCGTCGAAACCATGGCGAACCTGCTGCCAAAATTCCCCCAGGCCCGAGCCCTTGTCATTGGGCGCGCCGGACGTGAACACCAGAAATTCCTGACCAGCCTCCATGCCCGCGTCGCAGCGGCCGGCCTGTCTGACCGCATCCTGTTCCCCGGCGAGATCCCAGCCGCCAAACTGCCCCAACTGATGCGTGGATTATCTCTGGTCCTGCAACTGCCCCGCTATGAGGGCTACGGTATGGTTCCCCTCGAAGGCATGGCCAGCGGCGTGCCTTTTGTCGGAACGAAAGCTGGCTATTACGAGGCCTTTTCAGCACAAGGCAATGCCGGAACCACAGTGTCCGTTGGCGCCGCAGATCAGGCCACCGAGGCCGCATTGTCAATCCTGAATGATCCACTTCGTCACGCCCGGATGAGCCAAGCAGCCCGTGACATTGCCCTTCATGGTTTCAGCGCCGCCTCAGAATCCGCCGGAATAGAATCCGTCTACCAGGATCTGTGGCGCAGCTAA
- a CDS encoding 3-deoxy-D-manno-octulosonic acid transferase — protein MTPTGGGPTLLYYTYRCVTALLSPFAYRKVAAKLAAQGVSTHRQRERLGHASLPRNDGQVIWFHGASVGESLAALTLINRLGEQLPKAQFLLTSGTATAQQVVAKRMPPRCRHQFAPLDAAGPVRRFLSHWRPTAAVFVESELWPVTLVSTRATGAKLALVNARLSDRSVARWRAKAPTARFIMAQFSLFLTQNQHISDSLLELGAAADRVRDGGNLKAGADPLPIDDTALAQLRNALATRPTWVASSTHIGEEQPVLTAHKTLLQQHPDLCLLLVPRHPERSDEVADLIANAGLTCARRSKHELPTDETQVYLADTMGELGSWYALSPIVFLGGSLEPIGGHNPFEVARAGAAIITGPGYHNFPETFPPMIAAKGAVEVHDAAQLGQAVARWLTQPETLLQARQAAAAFATQQSAVLDGLVETLIQQLDLEPDHG, from the coding sequence ATGACACCCACAGGCGGCGGCCCAACGCTGCTTTATTATACATATCGCTGCGTTACAGCGCTGCTCTCGCCCTTTGCTTATCGCAAAGTCGCGGCCAAACTGGCCGCCCAAGGTGTGTCGACACACCGACAGCGTGAACGGCTGGGGCACGCCTCGCTGCCACGTAACGATGGACAGGTAATCTGGTTTCACGGCGCCTCGGTCGGCGAAAGCCTGGCGGCTCTGACCCTGATCAACCGCCTGGGTGAACAGCTGCCAAAGGCCCAGTTCCTGCTGACCTCGGGTACAGCCACTGCGCAACAGGTTGTGGCCAAACGGATGCCGCCACGTTGCCGACATCAATTCGCCCCGCTGGATGCGGCTGGTCCGGTACGCCGGTTCCTGTCGCACTGGCGTCCCACCGCTGCTGTCTTTGTCGAGAGTGAGCTGTGGCCCGTCACCCTGGTCTCAACCCGGGCCACGGGTGCAAAACTGGCGCTGGTCAATGCTCGCCTGTCGGACCGGTCAGTAGCGCGCTGGCGCGCAAAAGCGCCAACAGCCCGGTTTATCATGGCGCAGTTTTCCCTGTTCCTGACCCAGAACCAGCATATCTCGGACAGCCTGCTTGAACTGGGGGCCGCCGCAGATCGGGTCCGCGACGGCGGCAACCTCAAGGCCGGCGCCGATCCTCTTCCCATTGACGACACGGCATTGGCACAGCTACGCAATGCTTTGGCCACGCGTCCCACCTGGGTAGCCAGTTCCACCCATATCGGCGAGGAGCAGCCCGTGCTCACCGCCCACAAAACTTTGCTGCAACAACACCCCGATCTGTGTCTTTTGCTGGTGCCCCGCCACCCCGAGCGCAGCGACGAAGTGGCGGATCTGATTGCCAATGCCGGATTGACCTGCGCCCGGCGCAGCAAGCATGAATTGCCAACAGACGAAACCCAAGTTTACCTGGCTGACACCATGGGTGAACTTGGCAGCTGGTATGCTCTGTCGCCCATCGTTTTCCTTGGTGGTTCTCTTGAACCCATCGGCGGCCACAACCCGTTTGAGGTCGCCCGCGCCGGCGCGGCCATCATCACCGGTCCCGGCTATCACAATTTCCCGGAAACCTTTCCGCCGATGATCGCGGCAAAGGGCGCTGTAGAAGTGCATGATGCGGCCCAGCTCGGCCAAGCGGTTGCACGGTGGCTGACCCAGCCCGAGACATTGTTACAGGCACGCCAGGCCGCTGCTGCCTTTGCAACCCAACAATCCGCAGTGCTGGACGGGCTGGTTGAGACGCTGATCCAGCAACTGGATCTGGAGCCTGACCATGGCTGA